The Thermostichus vulcanus str. 'Rupite' genome includes the window CTTTTGAAGGGCCTTCGCTGCCTCGTCGCCGTCTGCTGAACTTCTTAGCCGGTTCGACGCTGGCGGTAGTGACGGGATCCACTCTGTATCCGCTGGCCCGTTACCTGACTCCACCGCAGGAGGGATCCGCGGATGGCGCCGGGGTGGCCAAAGATAAGCTTGGACATCCCATTCCAGCGGCACAACTTTTGGCAGAACCGCCGGGGACTCGCGCTCTGGTGGCGGGGCTGGCAGGGGAGCCCACTTATCTCACGGTGACCGAAACGGGATCGTTGGATCCGATGGGCATTGTCGATAACTGCACCCACCTGGGATGTACCTTTCCCTGGAACCCGAACACGCAGGAATTTCAATGTCCCTGTCATGGATCCCGCTATGCGGCTGACGGATCGGTGCTCCGTGGCCCTGCCCCCCTGCCCTTGAAATTAACCCGTGTCGAGGTCAGGGATGGGCTGATTTGGTTGTCTCCTTGGTTGGATCTGGATCCG containing:
- the petC gene encoding cytochrome b6-f complex iron-sulfur subunit yields the protein MDSALVPFEGPSLPRRRLLNFLAGSTLAVVTGSTLYPLARYLTPPQEGSADGAGVAKDKLGHPIPAAQLLAEPPGTRALVAGLAGEPTYLTVTETGSLDPMGIVDNCTHLGCTFPWNPNTQEFQCPCHGSRYAADGSVLRGPAPLPLKLTRVEVRDGLIWLSPWLDLDPRTGKQPWWV